The following proteins are co-located in the Vibrio azureus genome:
- a CDS encoding EAL domain-containing protein has translation MSSDNPITYSDFLKIVEQRCINLIDIFSEGFFYMDETGKVILHNQEFYKQFGLQSGHIDIDRWLSLVHPLDRLNLSTKVEQHISTDQVREAALYRVRKTNGQYMWLEGIAITQKTHLGHHMVGIHRDISERKLMESYFQRVAFHDNASGVPNRARMLLDITQLCKTNNASISIFYIQIVNVKSYLNQYGSELVNELVEKLLVTLSDQPLPNTQVYRVQDDSFALLLEGSLSIEALTTYASRIKEDYSTAVKEAGFHLGSNISIGLYPSINLDHSAEENLQKSARTCRYAQEKKPDSIAVYSLSTQKAVDRYFFIKQGLQNALEKQSLSVKFQPIICSQSGEISSFESLVRWNSEEFGEIFPDEFIPVAEKKGLIMELGYQVFTKACLFINEYRQRHQTPVRINVNVSALQLLKSEFPTNIKHIAYTNKVEPQDIVLELTETFILDNNQAAIHALNTLNQLGFALSLDDFGAGYSSLHCFFDLPMTQIKIDKSMARKALNNPLSYKYLHFLINLCQEQDIEVVIEGVEDQEMYEFFRKMKADFLQGYYFSSPLSEKDAKEWSKVNLKS, from the coding sequence ATGAGCTCTGATAATCCCATCACTTATTCAGATTTCCTCAAAATAGTTGAACAACGGTGTATCAATTTAATTGATATATTTAGTGAAGGCTTTTTTTATATGGACGAAACTGGAAAAGTCATTTTACATAATCAAGAATTTTATAAGCAATTTGGACTTCAATCTGGCCATATCGATATTGATCGTTGGTTAAGTTTGGTTCACCCGCTGGATAGGTTAAATTTATCGACTAAGGTTGAGCAACACATATCGACAGATCAAGTGCGCGAAGCTGCTCTTTATCGTGTACGAAAAACGAATGGCCAATATATGTGGCTTGAAGGGATTGCGATCACGCAAAAAACTCATCTTGGACACCATATGGTTGGGATTCACCGGGATATTTCCGAACGTAAACTGATGGAAAGCTATTTCCAAAGAGTTGCTTTCCATGACAATGCATCAGGAGTACCCAACCGTGCACGCATGTTGCTTGATATCACACAGCTTTGTAAAACAAATAATGCCAGTATTTCCATTTTTTATATTCAAATCGTTAACGTCAAATCATACCTAAATCAATATGGAAGTGAATTAGTCAATGAACTTGTCGAGAAGTTGTTGGTGACTCTCAGCGATCAGCCTTTACCTAATACGCAAGTATATCGTGTTCAAGACGATAGTTTTGCCTTACTGCTCGAAGGAAGTCTATCCATTGAGGCATTGACAACGTATGCAAGTCGAATCAAAGAAGATTATTCAACAGCGGTAAAAGAAGCAGGCTTTCATCTAGGAAGTAACATAAGTATTGGTTTATACCCCTCTATTAATTTAGACCACTCCGCAGAGGAAAACCTGCAAAAAAGTGCACGTACTTGTCGCTATGCTCAGGAAAAGAAGCCTGACAGTATTGCGGTTTATAGCCTGAGTACCCAAAAAGCCGTTGACCGTTACTTTTTCATTAAGCAAGGCTTACAAAACGCTTTAGAAAAACAGAGTCTTAGTGTTAAGTTTCAGCCTATTATATGCTCTCAATCGGGAGAGATTAGTAGCTTCGAGTCACTTGTTAGATGGAATAGTGAAGAATTTGGTGAAATTTTCCCCGATGAGTTTATTCCTGTCGCGGAAAAAAAAGGACTCATCATGGAGCTAGGGTATCAAGTTTTTACCAAAGCATGCCTTTTTATCAATGAATATCGTCAGCGCCATCAAACTCCAGTCCGTATCAACGTTAATGTTTCCGCTTTACAACTACTCAAAAGTGAGTTTCCAACCAATATCAAACATATCGCCTATACCAATAAGGTAGAGCCACAAGATATTGTTCTTGAGCTAACAGAGACATTTATCTTAGATAATAATCAAGCCGCCATTCATGCTTTAAATACCCTAAACCAACTAGGCTTCGCTCTATCTCTCGATGATTTCGGTGCTGGCTACAGTTCACTTCATTGCTTCTTTGATCTACCTATGACACAAATTAAGATAGATAAATCCATGGCGCGGAAAGCACTTAACAATCCACTTTCCTATAAGTATCTGCATTTTTTGATCAATTTATGTCAAGAGCAAGATATCGAAGTGGTTATTGAAGGTGTAGAAGACCAAGAAATGTATGAGTTTTTTAGAAAA
- a CDS encoding LysR family transcriptional regulator translates to MDYITLSRISLKHLTTLHMLLTTHSVTLAAEQLCVTPSSVSKTLGQLRIILKDELFYRDGSRLVPTPFALNIGPSVHGILSSMNGLLYQGAFNPAYFQGSFSLAMRESTFELFAPMISNLSQQMGNNASLNIYSKQEMSFDALLRGQVDFMLLPHDISQPIFKHKDLVWQKILEDEMVCLMGSQNPLAQKELTIENYLCARHIGVTDKDLSKPFFEHNLTQFHTNRNIAIQVADFGSAAVMCHHSNFLFTCSKMWANQAIQARGLELKPLPFNYGKAAYSLVWNKTSLNDPALSWLQKQVLDSCKVITGCCMTK, encoded by the coding sequence ATGGATTACATCACTCTTTCTCGAATCAGTTTAAAGCACCTCACTACCTTACATATGCTTCTCACCACTCATAGTGTTACATTAGCTGCTGAACAACTTTGTGTTACACCTTCAAGTGTGAGTAAAACTTTAGGACAACTGCGCATCATCCTAAAAGACGAGTTATTTTACAGAGACGGTTCAAGGTTAGTTCCTACCCCTTTTGCTCTTAATATTGGCCCTTCTGTTCATGGTATTTTATCGAGTATGAACGGTTTACTCTACCAAGGAGCATTTAATCCAGCTTATTTTCAAGGCAGTTTCTCACTGGCTATGCGAGAAAGTACCTTTGAGCTTTTTGCACCAATGATCAGCAATCTTTCCCAGCAAATGGGCAATAATGCCAGCTTAAATATATACTCGAAACAAGAGATGAGCTTTGACGCGCTCTTAAGAGGACAAGTTGATTTCATGCTCTTACCACATGATATCAGCCAACCTATTTTTAAGCATAAAGACTTGGTATGGCAAAAGATTTTAGAAGATGAAATGGTTTGTCTGATGGGAAGCCAAAACCCATTGGCTCAAAAAGAGTTAACGATTGAAAACTACCTTTGCGCTAGACACATTGGCGTGACTGACAAAGATCTTTCAAAGCCATTTTTTGAACATAACTTAACTCAATTCCACACCAATAGAAACATTGCAATCCAAGTTGCTGACTTTGGATCAGCTGCGGTGATGTGTCATCACTCTAATTTCTTGTTTACGTGCTCTAAAATGTGGGCCAACCAAGCCATTCAAGCAAGAGGTTTAGAACTGAAGCCTCTCCCTTTTAATTATGGCAAAGCAGCCTATAGTTTAGTTTGGAATAAAACAAGTCTTAACGATCCAGCCCTGAGCTGGCTTCAAAAACAGGTTCTTGATTCTTGTAAAGTGATCACTGGCTGTTGTATGACAAAGTGA
- a CDS encoding 2OG-Fe(II) oxygenase, giving the protein MEKMIDALSTHGYYIWDDFFSQQEVSALRECIPEEWHRARIGRNDGAIRLESVRSDKIQWLKPTMGKPVSDFLDKMEQVRLEANRNFFLGLFEYEAHFAKYEKGDFYQKHLDSFKGNENRRLTTVFYLNDEWKEDDAGELVVYDLADNRLVTIPPKGGRLLVFFSERFPHEVLPTNAERFSIAGWFRINGVKDNQLDIAH; this is encoded by the coding sequence ATGGAAAAGATGATCGATGCTTTATCAACGCATGGCTACTATATTTGGGATGACTTTTTTTCACAGCAGGAGGTCTCAGCACTACGTGAATGTATACCAGAAGAATGGCATCGAGCTCGGATTGGCAGAAACGATGGTGCGATAAGGCTTGAATCTGTTCGTAGTGATAAAATTCAATGGCTAAAACCAACCATGGGGAAACCTGTCTCTGATTTTTTAGACAAAATGGAACAGGTTAGGCTGGAAGCTAATCGAAATTTCTTCCTTGGCTTATTTGAGTATGAGGCGCACTTTGCTAAGTATGAAAAAGGTGACTTTTATCAGAAACATCTTGATAGCTTCAAAGGGAATGAAAATCGACGATTAACCACCGTTTTTTATCTCAACGATGAGTGGAAAGAGGACGATGCAGGGGAGCTGGTTGTGTACGATCTTGCTGATAATAGACTGGTTACGATACCCCCGAAAGGAGGGCGTTTACTGGTGTTTTTCTCAGAACGTTTCCCACATGAAGTTCTTCCAACTAATGCTGAGAGGTTTAGTATTGCAGGATGGTTTCGCATTAATGGTGTTAAAGATAATCAGTTAGATATCGCACATTAA
- a CDS encoding Hsp70 family protein produces the protein MAPPRFLVGIDLGTTNTVVAYCELTNNLSQSNVSIFEIDQLIGPGEVVRKPLLPSFRYHPAKEQVSPSDLTLPWENQPVKGDIHHIIIGEWARELGAKVEGRQVYSAKSWLSHNAVDRHSAILPWASTQDVEKVSPIVASSSYLNHIRQAWNYRNPSNKLEDQEVVITVPASFDETARQYTLDAAELAGLRNIVLLEEPQAVCYDWYTRHQNSASQDLINSPLILVCDVGGGTTDLSLIEARFTDQDESNGNNLALNRIGVGEHLMLGGDNLDLALAHLAESRFEHNKKLTAANLTKLIQQTRSAKEKLLVIHSPDEVRITMLGSGSKLLSSTKSITLFKDEVHQIALDGFFPLSNFNELPNRRRSAVVEFGLPFASEPAVSKHIAEFLNQHQQVSRAALGIENNEQDAIPVALLLNGGVFNSELITERMTELLSSWRGEPITILDNPHPNLSVAFGAVAFAKARHGSHLKIGGGSARSYFLHLQQKNQSPQALCLLAKGTEEGHEIRLSGRRFSLTLGEPVRFNLLTSIHDTLNQSTPIKNGEMINVEPDLFTPLPPYITTLEGEGLQLEANQKERVEVQLACKLTEVGTLNMECVSTIDDNKRWKLEFEVRNQELDEHDIFQLPPRLNECKALISRLYSGNKKSAETSEIKTLTKSLEKKLGKKDEWDFVTLRQLFDAFAQGRKRRRRSEPHEKNWLRLTGFTLRPGFGDPTDSWRIEQIWPLYQQNIQFKNHQGWTDWWVFWRRIAGGLSQEQQETILADIAKYLHPGAMKNPQSAKLAQDMGYESMVRLSASLEHLELEDKALLVTWFLSKAMNTSQFLQAHWWAIGRLASRTPLYGSQHNIIPREQVEQWLPKILEQNWQKEPMIGFAAVMICRKTGDRHCDIADDLREVVLQKLKQSKVPDSWISMVQEVQVLSKQDSKRVFGDTLPNGLSLVNTSESSISGS, from the coding sequence ATGGCACCTCCTCGTTTTCTTGTTGGTATTGACCTTGGGACTACCAATACCGTTGTGGCTTATTGTGAGCTTACTAATAACCTCTCACAGTCCAACGTTTCTATATTTGAAATCGATCAACTAATTGGTCCTGGTGAAGTCGTGCGCAAACCCTTATTGCCCTCATTTCGCTACCATCCAGCAAAAGAGCAGGTCTCACCTTCGGACCTGACTCTCCCATGGGAAAATCAGCCCGTCAAAGGAGACATCCACCACATCATTATCGGTGAATGGGCAAGAGAACTAGGAGCTAAAGTTGAGGGGCGTCAAGTATACAGCGCCAAGAGTTGGTTATCGCATAATGCTGTTGATCGCCATTCTGCTATCCTGCCATGGGCAAGCACACAGGATGTCGAAAAAGTATCACCGATTGTTGCTAGCAGCAGTTACTTAAATCATATCCGCCAAGCGTGGAACTATCGTAACCCGAGCAATAAATTAGAAGATCAAGAGGTGGTTATCACCGTACCCGCCTCATTTGATGAAACAGCACGACAATATACCCTTGATGCTGCAGAACTGGCTGGTTTAAGAAATATTGTTTTATTGGAAGAGCCGCAAGCGGTTTGCTACGACTGGTATACACGCCACCAAAACAGTGCAAGCCAAGATTTAATCAATAGCCCTCTCATTCTTGTTTGTGATGTAGGTGGTGGTACAACTGACTTAAGCCTAATCGAAGCACGCTTTACTGATCAAGACGAGTCCAATGGTAATAATCTCGCCCTTAACCGGATTGGCGTAGGCGAACACTTAATGTTGGGAGGCGATAATCTAGATTTGGCGTTAGCTCATCTAGCTGAAAGTCGCTTTGAGCATAACAAAAAGCTAACAGCAGCTAACTTAACTAAACTGATTCAGCAGACTCGAAGCGCAAAAGAAAAATTACTTGTCATTCACTCACCAGATGAAGTTAGAATTACCATGTTAGGTAGTGGTTCAAAGCTACTAAGTAGTACTAAAAGTATTACGCTGTTCAAGGATGAAGTGCATCAAATCGCTTTAGATGGTTTTTTTCCTCTGTCCAATTTTAACGAATTACCCAACAGACGACGCAGCGCAGTTGTTGAGTTCGGTCTGCCTTTCGCCTCTGAACCTGCTGTCAGTAAACATATTGCAGAATTTTTAAACCAACACCAACAAGTCTCACGCGCAGCTTTAGGCATTGAGAACAATGAGCAAGATGCTATCCCCGTGGCTTTATTATTAAATGGTGGTGTTTTTAATAGTGAGCTTATCACTGAACGAATGACAGAACTCCTCTCGAGTTGGCGTGGTGAACCGATCACGATTTTGGATAACCCTCACCCTAATTTATCTGTTGCTTTTGGTGCTGTGGCATTTGCTAAAGCACGACATGGTTCGCATTTAAAAATTGGTGGTGGTTCGGCACGTTCCTATTTCTTACATCTACAGCAAAAAAACCAATCACCGCAAGCGCTTTGTTTACTCGCCAAAGGAACAGAGGAAGGTCACGAAATACGCCTAAGTGGTCGTCGTTTCTCATTAACACTCGGTGAGCCAGTACGATTTAATTTACTGACTTCTATTCATGACACTCTAAATCAAAGTACTCCAATTAAAAATGGTGAAATGATTAATGTAGAGCCGGACTTGTTCACCCCTCTTCCCCCCTACATAACGACTCTTGAAGGTGAAGGTCTTCAACTTGAGGCTAATCAAAAAGAGCGAGTGGAGGTTCAACTCGCTTGTAAACTCACAGAAGTAGGCACATTAAATATGGAATGTGTCAGCACTATAGATGACAATAAACGTTGGAAACTTGAATTCGAAGTGCGCAATCAGGAGTTGGATGAGCATGATATTTTTCAACTTCCCCCTCGTCTCAATGAATGTAAAGCACTTATTTCACGCCTTTATAGTGGCAATAAAAAAAGTGCTGAAACATCAGAAATAAAAACATTAACAAAGTCCCTTGAGAAAAAGTTAGGCAAAAAAGATGAGTGGGATTTTGTCACCCTTCGTCAGCTTTTTGATGCCTTTGCACAAGGGAGAAAACGTCGCCGTCGCTCTGAGCCACATGAAAAGAACTGGCTAAGGCTTACTGGTTTTACTTTAAGACCTGGCTTTGGTGACCCGACTGACTCATGGCGTATAGAACAAATTTGGCCTCTTTATCAACAAAATATCCAATTCAAAAATCATCAAGGCTGGACTGACTGGTGGGTATTTTGGCGTCGTATTGCTGGCGGTTTAAGCCAAGAACAGCAAGAAACAATATTGGCTGATATTGCAAAATACTTACACCCCGGAGCGATGAAAAACCCACAATCAGCAAAACTTGCTCAAGATATGGGCTATGAATCCATGGTACGTTTATCTGCTTCACTGGAACACTTGGAATTAGAAGATAAAGCTCTACTAGTCACATGGTTCTTAAGTAAAGCGATGAATACCAGCCAATTTTTGCAAGCTCACTGGTGGGCAATAGGTCGCTTGGCCTCTCGTACCCCTTTGTATGGAAGTCAGCATAATATTATTCCGAGAGAACAAGTTGAGCAGTGGCTGCCAAAGATCTTAGAGCAAAACTGGCAAAAAGAACCGATGATTGGTTTTGCTGCCGTTATGATTTGCCGTAAAACTGGTGATCGTCATTGCGATATTGCCGATGATTTACGCGAAGTTGTGTTGCAAAAATTAAAGCAAAGTAAAGTTCCAGATTCTTGGATATCAATGGTTCAGGAGGTACAAGTACTCTCTAAGCAAGATTCAAAGCGTGTTTTTGGTGATACTTTACCAAACGGCTTATCTTTAGTGAACACATCAGAAAGTTCAATATCAGGGTCTTAA
- a CDS encoding Hsp70 family protein, producing MSNTQVVNDEGLENMAPKYSVGIDLGTTHCVLSFVDTQDENARVQVMPIPQLTAPGTVENRSQLGSFLYQPHEHEMSPQSRVLPWSSEPTALVGAIARNLGAKTPIRLISSAKSWLCHAGVNRREAFLPAGSPEEVEKVSPLRATELYLEHLKEAWNYEHPEHCLSEQDITITVPASFDPAARDLTAEAARNIGFVHLTLLEEPQAALYNWIDNSNDKWREEVEVGDIVLVIDIGGGTTDLSLVEVTEDNGNLSLNRIAVGEHILLGGDNMDLALAYRLKMKLAQEGKELQPWQVQAMMHACRDAKEDLLNDADLQSVPIVVPSRGSKLLGATLKTELTQEEVQQTLVDGFFPSVSITEHPIHRNRGALTQMGLPYAQDAGITRHIAGFLSKQANALNSDKSKETNAGQDFNPFANMPGMPGSEPTVSADFIKPTAILFNGGVLKSTLLASRLEDTINEWLLEADAEMAKPLTGVDLDLAVANGAAYYGAVRRGQGVRIRGGIASAYYVGIESAMPAIPGMDPPMEALCVAPFGMEEGSSVDVPSQEFGLIIGQPVNFQFFGSTVRREDIAGTHLDYWSPEELEELPEIQVTLSASEGRREGEVVPVTLASRVTELGTLYLEAIASDNGQTWHVEFDVRDDASGHSDNS from the coding sequence ATGAGTAATACACAAGTCGTCAATGATGAAGGACTAGAAAATATGGCACCTAAATATAGCGTAGGTATCGACTTAGGCACCACCCACTGTGTTCTGTCTTTTGTTGATACCCAAGACGAAAACGCACGCGTACAAGTGATGCCTATTCCTCAACTTACTGCTCCAGGAACAGTAGAAAATCGCAGTCAATTAGGCTCGTTTTTATATCAACCTCATGAGCATGAAATGAGCCCACAATCTCGAGTTTTACCATGGTCAAGTGAGCCCACCGCTCTAGTGGGTGCCATCGCGCGTAATCTAGGTGCAAAGACCCCAATTCGTTTAATATCAAGTGCCAAGTCTTGGCTCTGTCACGCAGGCGTCAATCGTCGTGAGGCATTTTTGCCTGCTGGTAGCCCTGAAGAAGTTGAGAAAGTATCACCACTTCGTGCCACAGAATTGTATCTAGAGCATTTGAAAGAAGCCTGGAATTATGAGCACCCTGAGCATTGCCTCAGTGAGCAAGATATCACGATTACTGTTCCTGCTTCCTTTGATCCTGCTGCAAGAGACCTAACGGCTGAAGCGGCTCGCAATATTGGATTTGTTCATCTCACGCTTTTAGAGGAACCTCAAGCCGCCCTTTATAATTGGATTGATAATAGTAATGACAAATGGCGCGAAGAAGTTGAAGTGGGTGACATTGTGCTGGTCATCGATATCGGCGGGGGGACCACCGATTTATCTTTAGTCGAAGTGACCGAAGATAATGGTAATCTAAGTCTCAATCGAATTGCTGTTGGCGAACATATTCTCCTCGGTGGAGACAATATGGACTTAGCGCTCGCCTATCGCCTAAAAATGAAACTCGCGCAAGAAGGTAAAGAGCTTCAGCCATGGCAAGTTCAAGCCATGATGCACGCATGCCGAGATGCAAAAGAAGACCTTCTAAATGACGCTGACCTTCAGTCTGTACCTATTGTTGTCCCTAGCCGTGGTTCTAAATTACTGGGGGCAACTCTTAAAACTGAGCTGACTCAAGAAGAAGTACAACAAACTCTCGTCGACGGCTTTTTTCCTTCCGTGTCGATAACTGAACACCCGATTCATCGTAATCGCGGAGCATTAACGCAAATGGGTCTGCCTTATGCACAAGACGCCGGAATTACACGTCACATCGCAGGCTTTCTCTCTAAGCAAGCGAATGCTCTGAACTCTGACAAGAGCAAAGAGACCAATGCTGGTCAAGATTTTAATCCCTTCGCTAATATGCCAGGAATGCCTGGTTCAGAGCCCACCGTATCTGCTGACTTCATTAAGCCAACCGCTATACTGTTCAATGGCGGCGTATTAAAATCGACACTTCTTGCTTCCCGTTTAGAAGACACCATCAATGAATGGTTGCTTGAAGCTGACGCAGAGATGGCAAAACCTCTTACCGGTGTTGATCTTGACCTTGCTGTGGCCAATGGTGCTGCTTACTATGGAGCAGTGCGAAGAGGCCAAGGCGTCCGAATTCGTGGTGGTATCGCTTCTGCTTATTATGTCGGCATCGAGAGTGCCATGCCTGCAATCCCTGGCATGGATCCCCCAATGGAAGCACTTTGTGTGGCTCCTTTTGGTATGGAAGAGGGTTCAAGTGTTGATGTCCCAAGTCAAGAATTTGGTCTGATCATTGGCCAACCAGTAAACTTTCAGTTCTTTGGTTCTACCGTCCGTCGTGAAGATATTGCAGGAACTCATCTCGATTATTGGTCTCCCGAGGAACTGGAAGAACTTCCAGAAATTCAAGTGACTCTTTCTGCCTCTGAAGGGCGACGTGAGGGAGAAGTCGTTCCTGTCACACTGGCTTCAAGAGTTACGGAACTTGGCACACTTTATTTAGAAGCAATTGCCTCAGACAATGGCCAAACATGGCATGTAGAGTTTGATGTTCGTGATGATGCAAGCGGTCATTCAGATAATTCATAA
- a CDS encoding DUF2760 domain-containing protein gives MNIDLNLIPPTFDMLHAGLAASALLLLLWLVARKPKVIEKTIEKPVEKIIEVEKPVEKIVEVEKVIEVEKVVEKVVEVESKLATASTDSAMQLLTLMQQEARLIDFLKEDLTAFSDEEVGAAARVIHSGGQKVLGDYVTLAHIRNEEEETRITIEEGFNAQEVRLTGNVTGHAPFTGTLIHKGWKATSMNLPKLAENYDASIIAPAEVEL, from the coding sequence ATGAACATTGATTTGAACCTCATTCCACCTACTTTCGATATGCTCCATGCAGGCCTCGCAGCTTCTGCCCTATTACTTCTTCTTTGGTTAGTCGCTCGAAAACCTAAAGTCATCGAAAAAACAATAGAAAAGCCTGTAGAGAAAATCATCGAGGTTGAAAAGCCGGTTGAGAAAATCGTCGAAGTTGAAAAGGTTATCGAAGTCGAGAAAGTGGTCGAAAAAGTCGTTGAAGTCGAATCTAAGTTGGCAACCGCTTCTACTGATTCAGCAATGCAGTTGCTGACCTTAATGCAACAAGAAGCGCGTCTGATTGATTTCTTAAAAGAAGACCTCACTGCATTTTCTGATGAAGAGGTCGGAGCCGCGGCCCGAGTTATTCATTCTGGTGGTCAAAAAGTCTTAGGTGATTATGTCACTCTTGCTCATATTCGTAACGAAGAAGAAGAAACACGCATTACCATCGAAGAAGGCTTCAACGCTCAAGAAGTTCGCTTAACTGGCAACGTTACGGGGCACGCACCTTTTACTGGTACATTGATCCACAAAGGCTGGAAAGCAACGTCGATGAACTTACCTAAATTAGCAGAGAATTACGACGCAAGTATCATCGCACCAGCCGAGGTTGAATTGTGA
- a CDS encoding sensor domain-containing diguanylate cyclase: MSIRTIKHYLFRHSMASVMGFLAVLVTTAGVILAAAEIQSRYTRTILNTMADRQADALQNAIENDLAFIGAGANFFHSVDQSYWDQFPFFAKQVIENSNSLIALQWLQRVEPDQVESYIESVKSTHSDFEVFTVLSTGERVTGNILEAGKPLFILSDIYPRTKQNLSLLGFYSSRERFDLVLNDLHTYERPNISDKVRLLQDGYDKSVSKSGLLVYHPVFSYDSHEFLGVVVGVLRSYIYFRDLVTKTASEMKMSLKVKDLGFDANDDPVLFKSEDWDDIDGESISRKVMLSNREWQIDFKLSATLLTWERTVLYSIALSGFLIACLIAYIISLQSREKERLSAMLERKTSQLKWMAERDPLTQQYNRRKFNDDLANQVKQKHKFSLIGFDIDHFKSVNDGYGHLAGDETLNHVTDLIVEQLLEGDKLYRSGGDEFCIISQLSDKTQLRSYLDKIRQRIASTSFLYKGQPICCSLSIGAVIYQGEESESLYNKMDKQMYCCKENGRNSVSIGD, translated from the coding sequence ATGAGTATTCGAACAATTAAACATTATCTTTTCAGACACTCTATGGCATCGGTTATGGGTTTTCTGGCGGTTTTAGTCACTACTGCTGGTGTGATTCTCGCTGCTGCTGAGATTCAGTCTCGGTATACTAGGACGATTTTAAATACAATGGCAGATCGTCAAGCCGATGCTCTACAAAATGCAATTGAGAATGATTTGGCTTTTATTGGGGCGGGTGCAAACTTTTTTCATTCTGTCGACCAAAGCTATTGGGACCAGTTTCCTTTTTTTGCTAAGCAAGTTATAGAAAACTCAAACAGTTTAATTGCTTTACAGTGGCTACAGCGTGTTGAGCCAGATCAAGTTGAATCTTATATTGAAAGTGTCAAAAGTACACATTCTGACTTTGAAGTGTTTACTGTGCTGTCGACAGGCGAAAGAGTAACAGGAAATATTCTTGAAGCAGGTAAACCCTTGTTTATTTTGTCGGACATATACCCAAGAACAAAGCAAAACCTATCTTTATTAGGCTTTTATTCATCACGTGAGCGGTTTGATTTGGTTCTGAACGATTTACACACTTATGAACGGCCTAATATTTCCGATAAAGTTCGCTTGCTTCAAGATGGTTATGATAAATCAGTAAGTAAGAGTGGACTCTTAGTCTATCATCCAGTATTTAGTTATGATTCTCATGAGTTTTTAGGTGTTGTCGTAGGTGTGCTTCGCAGCTACATTTATTTTAGAGACCTAGTGACAAAAACAGCCAGCGAAATGAAAATGTCCTTGAAGGTTAAGGATTTAGGGTTTGACGCTAATGACGATCCTGTGCTGTTTAAGAGTGAAGATTGGGATGACATTGATGGGGAAAGCATTAGTAGAAAAGTGATGTTATCTAATAGAGAATGGCAGATTGATTTTAAGCTTTCAGCAACACTCTTAACTTGGGAAAGAACAGTCCTTTATTCCATCGCACTTTCTGGTTTTTTAATTGCCTGTTTAATTGCTTATATCATCAGCTTGCAGTCTCGAGAGAAAGAACGACTGTCTGCTATGTTGGAACGTAAAACCTCCCAATTGAAGTGGATGGCAGAGAGAGATCCACTTACACAGCAATACAATCGGCGTAAATTCAATGATGACTTAGCCAATCAGGTTAAGCAAAAACATAAATTTTCGTTAATAGGTTTCGATATTGATCACTTTAAATCAGTCAATGACGGTTATGGTCACCTAGCAGGGGATGAAACGTTAAACCATGTCACTGATCTGATTGTGGAACAACTGTTGGAAGGGGATAAACTGTATCGCTCTGGCGGCGATGAATTTTGTATTATTTCGCAACTTTCTGATAAGACTCAGCTTCGGTCTTATTTAGACAAAATCAGGCAACGTATTGCAAGTACTTCATTTTTGTACAAAGGACAGCCTATATGTTGTTCGCTTAGTATTGGCGCTGTTATTTATCAAGGTGAAGAGTCCGAGAGTTTGTACAATAAAATGGATAAACAGATGTATTGTTGCAAAGAAAATGGGCGTAACTCAGTGTCAATTGGTGATTAA
- a CDS encoding 3'-5' exonuclease, protein MNHNRIVCFDLEMCCWSENGVGRTGEIIEIGLAEVDLSSGEIVKRAQYYVKPEQDEVSLFCAELTGITPRKIEKQGRPLEEVLKSIVKNFGGRNKIYASWGRDDQILIKECNDKGIALPFTEFINLATLYRIQNRLKDKRIGHRVAQESKGIDWEGRQHSGYVDAYNLAKLALVML, encoded by the coding sequence ATGAATCATAACCGTATCGTCTGCTTCGATTTAGAAATGTGCTGTTGGAGTGAAAATGGCGTAGGCCGTACGGGAGAAATCATTGAAATAGGGCTAGCAGAAGTTGATTTATCCTCTGGTGAGATCGTTAAGCGAGCACAGTATTATGTCAAACCTGAACAAGATGAAGTATCGCTTTTTTGTGCTGAATTGACAGGTATTACGCCGCGTAAAATCGAAAAACAAGGAAGACCATTGGAAGAGGTACTTAAATCCATAGTGAAGAATTTTGGTGGTAGGAATAAGATTTATGCCTCATGGGGACGTGATGATCAAATTTTAATTAAAGAGTGCAACGACAAAGGGATTGCGCTCCCTTTTACGGAGTTCATTAATTTAGCCACTCTTTATCGTATCCAAAACCGACTTAAAGATAAACGCATTGGCCACCGAGTAGCGCAGGAGAGCAAAGGTATTGATTGGGAAGGGCGTCAGCACTCTGGTTACGTGGACGCTTATAATCTCGCAAAACTCGCCCTTGTTATGTTGTAA